Genomic segment of Coffea eugenioides isolate CCC68of unplaced genomic scaffold, Ceug_1.0 ScVebR1_1814;HRSCAF=2738, whole genome shotgun sequence:
GATGACATGGAGGGAGACAGGATGTAGTGGTGATGGAGGCCTGCAAAGGGGAGTCGTGTAGCGGGTTAAATGGAGCAGGAGTGCAAGTCCAAGACGGAGAAGTTCCACAAACCACCAACAGACGTTTGTTTCcttcaatttgctctttttgTCCCACCACTACTTTCTGAAAAAGCTTGACAAGCAACCTGCCTTAACTTCCCTGCTTATACGTCTTGCTTTTGAGCGTGGCGGCGTTCTATTAGGGGCTGCTGGAGACCGCCCCCCAACTCCATGGACACCACGCTacccttcattttctttttgatGAGTGAGGTCTTGAATTTGACCGTGACCTTTTCTACTAAGGGGCTCAAGACTTCCGAAGAACTCCGTGGATGTTACGGTACCGTtcttgataataaaaaatagaacatcttaattaattaaacgatactaaatttcttaaataaaatttatttttttaaaaaaaaataaatgataaaatattcacttatcatttaatGTGAAATATGCTCGAATGAATGATTGATTTTAATATTTAAAGATTCAATAACTTAACTAATTCTTTGACGTTGGATAGAGCTTGAAGCACCGGATACACTGGAATCTCAAAACCGATTTACGTGTACGCATAATGGAGAAGTGTTTATCCATAAAAAGCATTCTTATCCTCTGTGTACCGAATCTGCAGTAAAGATTTAATTGATTTATATCTCACCAGACCCTTTGTAGTTCTTGTAAATAGGATATCTAGGTACTACAACTTgagaaaatagaaatttaatcCCTTCTATTAAGAGTgtatttgataaaactgaaatctgaatctattaagttattATATCGTTAAGTGCTAAATTTGATGCATtgagtatatatcacataaaaGTGCGTAgttcattatttatttttgggagTAAGTTTTGCATAGAAAATTCAATGCCATTGAATTAATTTAGATAttcaatttttagttatcaaatCCGTCTGAACATGTTAAGACCTGAATCCATTAAGTGTTGAATCGGATTATCAAACAGAGCCTAAGTCTCTATTCTAGTGCCTccaatttaaaagaaaaaaaaagttaagtgAAAATGTAATTTACTTGCATTTTATGCAAGATTTATTTTGTTAAGAAATTTGAGTTGCCCTAGAGTACATACATTTGTCGGTACTTGCTTGAGGGCACAAGGAAGTAAACGAGGAAAATCTCttaatgaaactaaaaataatattaatgcatttgatatatatatatatatatatatatatagatagatACATAGTATAGGGGAGATTCCACAAAAGGAAATATATGTGACCTGTGGTATGGCTATATTTAACTAACAATATGATACTACAAGGTCATTCGTGGTATTTCCCTATGGCATATCCAAAAGGTGTGAAAAGCAAAAtatagaaacaagataaaacACATAAATGAAAATTAGTAAGCAATTCCAACGAATGATGTATATCTAAAAGGCTTGAAAACCAAATTATGGTAACAAGATTATataaatgcaaatgaaaattTATTATCAACTTCAAAAAACAATaatataactattttttttttttttgaaaagaagcAGAGTAGGCGCTCTTTAGTAGTATTAATACTACCTACGTAGGATATGATGATAGAACACTGGATGGCACGTTGTAGCCACCCCATATTTGAGTGGTGCAAtctttttgaaaagaaaaaaaaatggtagttttttattttatacttAAATTACATTTAATCTACAATTGATtgtattatataaattattgtaTGTACTATTATAGGGAGAGAGGGATGGAATCGATGGTATGGGGCGAGAAAGTGTAAGCGAGAAAGATCTGAATTTTAAACCTTTCacttataataataaaagaCTTGTACTGTTATGCAAATAAGACTTGAAAGAGAATTAGTTGAGGATTTGATGGAAGGGATTCTAATGTATTGGGAGATTTATCTAATTATCAACCTTTGTCATATTTAGTGGGATCATGATCCATTTGTCTGATACTAAAAAGTAGGGATAATAACCCCGGGGGGAaggcggggggggggggggaatgtTTTTTCAGTGGAAagaaaaatgattggttttcaTCCATACCTACGGCTTTTTCTCATGGTATAAATATGGACGTGGATAGACTCAGCCTTCTACTTCTTCATTTTCTCTACTCGTCACTCAGTTACTTGAGTAGCAGACAAAGTAATACTGATACTAGTCCATGGAGGACAAGAAGAAGCCATCAATTTCGTCGCCTGCTACCAAGTTctttattgttttgttattcATCTTCTTTTTGGATATTCATGGTGGCGGCCATTATAGTTTCCATGCATCTGCCAGAAAACTGTCAAATGTGGAGGAGGAAAACAGAAGTGTAGTAGACATTAGTAATAATGAAAATTCAGCCACCAGCGGCAGCAGGAGGAGTCTGCTCTCCAATGGCCTCGCCATAACTCCTGCAATGGGGTGACTCACTAGTCGCTACTACATATTCATTTCCATTAATTAATTGTTCCTTTTTCCATTTCTCTGAAACATGGTGCTGATTAAGATGGCtgtatatctttttttttgccctttttggAAAGAATGGCTGTATATCttcttcttatttaatagtttCTTGTCTTTTATGTTTGTATATCTCTGTGTTTTCAAGAACTCCATGTCAAAGAGCTATGCATATAGTTGATTATAATaggtgtgtgtatatatatatatattcacaaGAGATGAGAGAGGTAAGGGGATTAGGACCTTTAAATCCCAGTGTCTCAATTAATTTTAGTCATTAGATCAAAACTGCTTGATCTTGATGTTTACTATGTTGTCAATTGTGATGGGATTCATTGAGAAAAGGAGATGTTTAATCCATCATTTCATGTGAATCTGGCTCTCAGTTGGTCAAATTGATCATTACTATAGCGTCGTGTCATCTCAATTACAGGGTATGGGGTAGGTCTTCAGAGAGAAAAGTCGTTTACTTGATTCTTTTGCCGTATACAACCTGTTCTTGTTGTTGAATCTTCCTGTTTTCTAATGTATCTTTTTGTCCTTGATCACTTGTTTTAATCTCTTGGTTTTGGTCTTTTCTTTGACATTATAACAAAGACTATTGTTTGATTTGTTGTCTTTACTTGCAGGTGGAATAGCTGGAATCACTTTGCCTGCAACGTTAGCGAGAAACTTATCAAAGAAACGGGTAAAATAATTGGCTACTTGTACACATGGTCATGGGCACATGGCTTGGCTTGGTTTGGTTTGGtcagaagttttttttttttttttttccgaacaCGATAGATCTACTTTTACTCTATACTATGGGAGGGAGAGAGTGACTCAACGGAGCCAAGAGAGGAATTCGAGGGAACTGAACCACTATCGATCCAGATGTGTGATTACGTGCCTACTGATAAAACATTTTAGAAAGCCCTGGATTTTTAGAATACAAGCCACGGAATTTCGATTTCTTAACCCACACTCAAATAGAGTCTTGAGACTTTTTTAATGGCCAACTACTCTAAAAATAGTCGGTTTTGGTCTGAAGTTTAATACTGTAGTTTAATACTTCTATTGTTTCTTGTTAGATCATTGTGGTAGAAAATTTTCCATgtgtttgaaaaaaattattttcagcTACCCCACAGCTAGACCACTTCACATGGACGAGCAATTATAAGGACCTGCCTTTTGTCAGCCAATCAAAACTAGACCAGACTGTTAAAAGTGATCTTGTCGCTTTCATCACACCatccgtttctttttttttttaatgtctcTTCTTCTACTAATTTCCATATGCAATTTTGGTTGTTACCTTTAACGAAATTGTGCAATATCAACTTCTTCTTTAACATATTCTGCAGAATCAAATCAGTGCTAATTCATTCATGAGCCAGATTTCTTAAAAAACTTCCAATTAAAGAACCCTAAAACCAAAAGGAATGATTAAGTCCATGTATGCCCCTTTATGTGTGAATCTTTTTGGCAACGTACATCCTTGTTGCCATTTTGTAACTTATTTTCTACTAGTTATGAGTTACATTTCCATGCGTTCTCAAAACATTCAGTCTGCACACTGATTTGCTTGcatcaaattgaaaaataataaatatgatgcgcttttgttttattttaccTAGAAATCGATGTCTATCTATCGATGTAATGAAAATTTGCAGATGATCATCTGGTTCACCATGAACATGGTAAACTGAGTGGAATTGGATTATGTCCTAAGACAAACAAATGTTGCTTAATTTAAATAAGGATACTAATAAGGAACAAAGACACAGGTTAATGTCATTCCAAAGTGTTCAGCATTCTCTATCTATACCTTTAATCTTAGTGGTGAAACCTATTTGTTTGACAGCTGATGCACTGGTTTCAACTGGCCTGTCCAAGCTTGGTTATCAATATGTGAACATAGGTacagttctttttttttgtgcttgTGCGTGTGTCTTCATGCAGCTTCCTCTGCCTATTTGCATGCAAACACTAGTTTGAAAGAATGATTTTACATATGTTATCTTTTCCAGATGATTGCTGGGCAGAAATTAACCGTGATGACAAGGTTACTTTTCTTGGATTTAAATAGCCAACGTCTAGCTTCTTTGGTTTTGGATGAACTGTTTATGACTGGTCCTTGACAAATAACAATGAAATTCAGGGAAATCTAGTGCCTAAGAAGTCTACATTTCCTTCGGGCATGAAAGCCCTTGCAGACTATATCCACAGCAAGGGACTCAAGTTGGGAATCTACTCGGATGCAGGGTAAGATCATCACTGGCTCTACTTGCAAATTGACCTGTGGTTTGAATTTTATGCTGTCTGAGTTTTTCACAATAGGTGTATGCATCTGTTGAAATATGCAGGTATTATACTTGTAGCAAGCAAATGCCAGGTTCTCTTGGTTACGAGGAAAAAGATGCAAAGACCTTTGCATCATGGGTAAGCATCGTTGTCATTCCTGTCTGATGATAATGCATTTGGTGATCCAAACTATAGAAATTGATAGAATCGAAAATGCAATGTACCAAGTAATTGACTCGTTCCACCACAGGGTATAGATTATCTCAAGTATGATAACTGCAACAATGATGGCTCGAAGCCAGTCGAGAGGTATGCAATCTCATTTCTGTTCATGGCCGCCAAATATTAGCACTTGCTAATCTAAGTTCTATGGGAGCTCCAAGCTTCCACAGATATCATCTGTCGAAAGTTGTAAACAACTTCATAAATTTCCTGTCTGAGAAAATGAGGTTTCCACActaatttcttcttcttcttcttcttctttgtgtAGATATCCTGTAATGACCAATGCCCTGATGAAATCTGGCCGTCCTATATACTTCTCCCTATGTGAATGGTGATCTTATTCTttcctctatatatatatatacacacacacacacacaaagagAGACAGTTTTTCTGTAACTTTGGATGGATTATTATTTCCAGTAACTACtggttttctgcactttctagTTGGTCATAAACTCCTGATTCTTGATACCGGCTTTTCTATGCCAGGGGAGATATGCACCCTGCTCTATGGGGAGGAAACTTAGGCAATAGCTGGAGAACCACAAATGACATAAGTGACACTTGGGAAAGGTATGCATCTTATCTTTTTCACCTATTATGCCATTGTTTGGAGGGATGTCTTGGACTACAATTGTTGTGCTAGTATATAAATTGAAGCTTTTGCTTCTTGAAACAACCACCCTGCAGCATGGTCTCCAGAGCAGACGAGAATGAAGTATATGCAGAATATGCAAGGCCAGGCGGCTGGAACGGTTAGCTTTCACTTTTCACTGACTATCCATAGTTTGTCTGTTCAGCCAATTCATCTGAAGCTAAGTTGTGCAAGTGAATTCTTTGTTGAATGAATCAGAAATTGGCTATTAAGGGTTCAACTCTTGCCTCCCACCTTGTCACTTAATTGTGACTGCCAGTTTCAAGTGGCTTCCTCTGACGCAGTTTCCGGCTTCCTTTCCCCTTAGATTAGGCTAGAATAGGTTATATAAATGTTATcgttgcgacaaaaaaaaaaaaaaatcagaaattgactgtcattcttacaaaatttcaataAACAGATCCTGACATGCTTGAGGTGGGAAATGGAGGAATGACAAAAAATGAATATATTGTCCACTTCAGTATTTGGGCTATTTCCAAGGTATCTGAGTTCCTCCTTGATTATTCCTTTTGATTTATTGTTCTATTTCAtgctctttattttttttttaaataaataaaaaaaaacttgcatATTGATTGCGTTTCTTGCCATGTAATTAATTAAGGCTCCCCTTCTGATTGGCTGTGACGTAAATAATATAAGAAAAGAGACAATGGAAATTCTTGGCAACAAAGAGGTTATTGCAGTTAACCAAGGTAAATTAAATTTCTTACAAATTTTCTTCACTATGAATTTTTACCATCATTCTATCCCAGATAAAAAACAGTGTCCCTTTTGGTGATTCTTCTTCAATCCTTGGCAAAAACAGATAAGTTTGGAGTTCAAGCTAAAAAGGTCCGAATGCTGGGTGATTTGGAGGTAATTATTATCTTAATAGCAGCTGACCAATTATTAGATGAATAATCGCTAAAATTatattaacttttttttttttgttttcttttggtggGTAAGTAGGTATGGGCTGGGCCACTTTCGGATTACAGAGTAGCTGTGCTGCTCGTGAACCGCAGCACAAGGCGGGACTCCATCACGGCCCACTGGGAAGACATTGGGCTGCCCCTAAAGACTGTTGTTACTGTAAGAGATCTTTGGGAGCACCAGACTTTGAAGAAAAAGTTTGTGGGCAGCTTAACTGCTACAGTGGATTATCATGCCTCCAAGATGTACATCTTCACCCCAGTTAGGTCTTGATAGATCAGGATTCATCAGACTTACCTATTTTTCATCTCATTTTGCATTGTTGGATAGGTAGATGTGTTGCTGTCACTGGCTAAGGTCAAACACTTAAAATTGTTCCCAAGAAGAGCAAACATCTCTTCTGTTTCTTTGTGGGGGCATCTTTCAATTATTGTCTCAACAAAATTATGGAGTAAAATTAAGTCTTGTGCAAGGTAAGAGATAGTTTTGTGGAGATAGAGAAATGGTGCTCCTATGCGGTTAAGTTTTGAAGCCTCTAGCTTGCAAGTGCTTTTGACTCCTAATTCAGTCTCTCACTTTTGTTAGATCCTGACTTTAGtagttttttagaaaaatatgttACAGctatttgatatatgtgaggtaaaaacaCGGCTGAGAAATGTTTTTActgaaaacataaaaatttttctgcagAAAATCATAATCCAAACAAGGCTTATACTTGCAAGCTTGTAGCTTGGAtaacaattcaagaaaataacaaGTTTTACCACATTATAATCCTTGGAGATGgcctccgtttggattagctgtttctgggggtgtttttgaaaaattttactgtagcagagtttttagagtatattttgggatatttaagagtagtagagtttttaaaatctattttgggatatttttaaacattaaaaaaaattagactactttttaaagtaccttttagagtactttttaaaaaattttatttgaatacACTTATTAATACACTTATGATAGTCAATAAAGTCAAATAATTATGATAAAAACAATTGGACGCACCCAAACTTttagcaccaaaaaaaaatcaagagaaaaggtTATTCAACTTTTATCCCTTGTATAATTTGGTGTTCATGAGTAATTTTCATTCAAATAAATGTTCTTAACTTCAACTAGAATTAAAAGAAGTCGCAATTGGACATTAACTAGATGATAGTTTACCATCAGAACCCTCTTACGACTCTCgatccttcttcttcttgtaaGACTGAGAGTCTATGTTAAACcgagttttttaaaaaaatcaagaaaagcaTAAACATGTATGCTGTTTGTTAGTATAATATTATTAggttttttaattatttgtgaTTTGGCTTAGTGCAACCAACAATTAAAAACAATGATTTATATTAGAGAGTGTTTCCTAGTTCATCAATGTTTGAGCTCAGAAATTAATTTTGACATGATCATCATTATGTTTATGTTTAATTGTGAATGTCTTGAAACTTTGACACCTATCCCCTATCACTGTTAGCATGGAGTtttttttatcacttattttgTTGTACAGTAATTATTTTTTTGGTCCTCCACgtgataattattttttttcttataaagTAGTAATAATCTTTTCCCAACATGGAAGGGGTTTTTTTTATTGGACCAAAAAACCAGTCCCTAAACAAATCAAACTTGTCGTGGTCAGTTCCAAATCCTAACCTAATTAAcccaaaaatcatgattaacgtactatacatatatattatataccGCCCTAATTAATTACATTGTCTGTCTGTTCTTAATTTTAAGGCAAGACAAGACTTTTAAGTATTTTGATACAAGAAGATTATCTTATAATTAGCTCCTCGATCTGCTTAATGAAGTAGAGCATGCATGGCCTGCAGGAGTGTGAAAATTGCAAGTAGAAGAAAGAACTTCCTCTGGGAATGAGGTTTAGACCCACGGATGAAGAACTCATTCGTGATTATCTGAGGCTTAGATTTTGGGACCTGCCTATTACTCCTGCAGGCATCATCAATGATGAAAACGTTTATAATTATCCTCCAGACTTATTGCGAAGTAAATTTCATTCATCCTTCCTTCTTAGTGTTTATGGGATATTATTGTTATTTGACTTATTTTCCCAATGGTTGATTAGAAAAAACAATTTTTACAACAAAGATTGACGAGTACTTCTGTTCTGTGCCAAGTATATTGTGTTTATTTTTTGAGGCCATTATGGGGGTCTTGTTCTATTCTTCCTGCTGTAATTAAACTAGCTTAATCAGGGATTATTCTACATAAATCtgctttaattttgtttgtaGGAATAGATAGAGAACACGAAAAGATAACGGGGGAAAAACCCATTAACATAAAAGCCATGGTTTGCATGGAAACTAAATGTAGGGTTTTTGCTTGGAGACTAAGGCCCCGTTTGGGACGCTTACAGAAGCGTTTTTTTGCACTAAAAATACTTTTAGCGTGTTTGGTAGCTAACTTTCCGTAACTTAAGGAGCcaaatttttgataaattaaAAGAACATTTGTTAAATGCTTATGTATAAGCCACAGCAATCTCAAATGGAAAAACAAGCCAATTGAATCTGACGTGCTCTTTTAGCTAGTtgtatctatttatttttttgaaagttATAGTCGGAGGGTTTTTTTTTCCGAGTTTGGCTAACAAATGTCGTCagtcttttttttaaatatatatatatagttaatTTGAGGGAGTATCTAAATGCACGGGATGCAATAACTGTAATTGTGTGGATTAACATCGATCGTGATCGTGGTAAATTATATTGTAATTTAGGCATGCTAACTGTTAGAAATAAATCTTGTTTTTAACCTTTTTTCACGCTACTTTATTAAGTACTCCATAACAGTTTCTGATTGTacgtatttaaaaaaaaaaaggtagaaaTAATTCTGATGCAAATTAATTTTGCAGAAAGATGGTGTGGACATGATGATAGGCGCATGTACTTCTTCACAAATCTGGAGATGAAAGATAAGAGCATCATAAATGAGAGACGTTCCGTAGGAGAGGTGGGATATTGGAAGGCAACGCAGGCGCAAGCCAAAATTACCAAAAACCATCCGACGCTTGGAACCAAAACCCCTCTTAGCTACTACAAATTTGTGCTTGATAAGAATGGTAAAAAGGTGGGCAGAAAACAGAATTGGCTCATGCAAGAATATACACTTCCAGATAATCGGGTAATTGATTATATATAGCCAATTTTTATTTCACTTTTTGGAATGCAAATATAATACTAGTACACCTAATTTTCCACCCCAATGTCAGGTTCAGGATTCGAATCATAAACCTGACAGCAGGAAAGAAGTATTACAACCCTCCCTTAGCCATTGGGCCAAattattaacatttttttttttggcaatgtttttggtattttgcaGTCACTAGATGGAGAATTGGTGCTTTGTGTGGTTTATTCTCatgagaaaggaaagaaaaaattaccTTCTTAATTGAGAATATAATGAATACCAGAATTCTGGAAGGTGGAGGGTTTGGCTTTGGCATGAGCAATGCCCCAAGAAGAAGAACACAAATGGCTCAATGACTCCAAAAACTGTGGAATATTGAAATCCGTTGCCAAAAGCATTTTCCTTGTTGTCGTTGCTGctgttttgtgtgtgtgtgtgtgtgtgtgttcttttcttttttttttcctttctctttttggGTTTCCTGTGCCTCAGATGTTCTTTGTCTTCTTAATTAGGGAGGAATAATATGTTTCTCATCGGACATTGTTGTTATTAGgttaatttgttcaaaactTATTGATGACTTGTATAGTTTTTGTCAATAGATGACTTTCATTTACTCGAACCTTGTTCAACTTTATTTTGGACATTTCATTATAACTATTTAAAAAGTTTTGGCAAAGCACTATCCTTTCCAATACGCATAAACTTATCTCAAACAAAATTGCAGATTAAATTGTTTTGATCTATTTAATGATGTAATTTTTTATCCATATTCACTAAATTAACTAAGGGTGCgcttgataaaactgaagtttgaaatctaaaatttgaatccattaaattattgaattgttaagtattaaatctaatacatttgagtacatatcacattcagtgataagtgaatagcttatcacttaattttaggagcaagttttgtctagaaaattcagtgccacttaattaattcaaatgttcatttttttattatcaaacggattgaatatgttaagatctgaatccattaaatttaaatactgaattgggttatcaaagAGAACCTAAATATATCACGGACACAGGTTGCTTGGTAAAGTAGAAACATTCCGTTAGATCTTTAAGAAAATCCTAACTTATTTCCCAAAAAGTTTGCTCCGAAATAGATACAAACTAGGAGGTGAACACCGCGCTATGCGCGGTGGGACTTTTCAGCTTGCCCAGAGTGCCGGGACATCTTAGTTGAGATAATATGCTTCGATCCGGAGGTACCATATGAAATCTATTGAAATATATATTTACAAAGTCTTAACTTCAACTAAAAGTAATAGAAAGGACATCAGTTCATAGTTAGCAGGGTTAAAATGCATCATCTTCGAAGATTGGGAACCGCAAATCAGGGAAATTACTCTTAAAATAACAATCCGTCGTCATGATTTTCTGCTAGCTAATGCAGTTATAATTCCACCAGCTATAAGTACCACAGCAGTAACTGAAATGCCAATTCCAATGACACCATCTGCACCATAAAGTTaaacttttatttcatatattgccacactcgaaaaaaaaaatcctgagGATTCAAACTAATATGTTATCACCTTTTGTAATTTGTTCTTTTACTGCCTTCtctgtgagaacccagaaaaaaaaaaaaaaaaaaaaatttattattatttatttatttatttatttattattttattcctgtgcaccgttttcttgtattttctttattatattacttttatcaacattttatcagtacatatagttttaaaatcatttttctagtataaggtagttcgtGAGGAATTTGgaacgtattttggacgtgggacccgctagtgcatttagtgagagaaattcggccgattcggttaaattttgcataaagggattttattactaggtgttaggagatgattagaggttacctagatggattaactcTGGAGGGACAAGAGGATAACACTAAACAaacaaggtgccacgtgtccAAATGTGGTTGGACCAAACTTGCCTAactttgcctaactttctttaactttaataaaagaccaaaaaattgactaaatcatcttcatttcagccttgtcttggccgaacctctctaagcaacaaagaaaaaatccttcaacctttcatcttctaatcttgcttcaatctcgAAAATCAACCGattgtttcttgaattagtccGTAAAATCACTTTGCTTGGAGTGTTTGAAGACCTTGGTGGTGttattttggaagaaaactctctaagcttcaacctttcttgaagatCTAAGGTATattgcttggaactcatcttttgtTTCTAATTTTGGCCAAATGGTGCCTTATAGTAGCTATATACGTGATTGTacggaagatttggtggattggagtgaagtttccttaattttctgatttttcttggaattttctggtttcatatgaatgtgatgttgtggtcatctatgttGGTTGATAATAAGggggaatgactctagtaggtgtgaattagtgatgattgtaaccaattttgaagttggattgaaaaatgaaaagttagggtttccaaacccctaattctgtccggttttgtatctcaggcttagaggccgaatttgactttgctcaaaacatgaaagttgtaggtattgatgtgtttgaggtccctgtaaaattttaggtcatttggattaatgtagaatgagttatgacgaaattactgtagctgttctgctttggacagaatgcgaaaactgcgatagtaattggctattttgactggaattggtttggattttggagttggtgtcttctgatgaaatgtatctggatgacttagctaacttatgcctttggaatttcggcatttggacttgtatggactaagttatagtaattacagttttgtgtgatttgcaaacctgttttggtaattctggtatagtatttggcattttcgacctagttaagctaggaactggattgagtagccttctacattgttgtagccctgtttcatagcttcgaaacggtgggtcttacgcccccaaccgataattgtagtgagagttgtgccattaccgcattaggaggtcaaaactgttttttttgttgttggaacaaatgagttacatttcctgattttctggtttgcttttaTGCTTAAactgcatatgaaaccctattggggttgtgattggtattgctttatgactcgtgtTTGAGTCTTAATTGTACTTTCTTAATtattatagggcgtgccggtgatccgaggctcacgtcgggcggaaacttgtgaaattactttgtttgacttggtgagtgtactactcacatatttGTTAAtccgtggctttcttgtacttgaattctgtgattTGGACTAGTTGTGATGATTGTTTGGACTAGGTGAGGCgggggtgtactttaccactctcgtactctctagTCTCTTGACTGTTTATTATATCACTTGAATACTCTTGTACTCTTGAAtgtacttgatttggtgtcgattggaTACCATTGTTTACTGTATCTCTGAACCTTTACTGTTCACTCTGAGCTcgacctcattggaagtcaatggactcgagccagtaaggacttgg
This window contains:
- the LOC113755886 gene encoding alpha-galactosidase 1-like, whose translation is MEDKKKPSISSPATKFFIVLLFIFFLDIHGGGHYSFHASARKLSNVEEENRSVVDISNNENSATSGSRRSLLSNGLAITPAMGWNSWNHFACNVSEKLIKETADALVSTGLSKLGYQYVNIDDCWAEINRDDKGNLVPKKSTFPSGMKALADYIHSKGLKLGIYSDAGYYTCSKQMPGSLGYEEKDAKTFASWGIDYLKYDNCNNDGSKPVERYPVMTNALMKSGRPIYFSLCEWGDMHPALWGGNLGNSWRTTNDISDTWESMVSRADENEVYAEYARPGGWNDPDMLEVGNGGMTKNEYIVHFSIWAISKAPLLIGCDVNNIRKETMEILGNKEVIAVNQDKFGVQAKKVRMLGDLEVWAGPLSDYRVAVLLVNRSTRRDSITAHWEDIGLPLKTVVTVRDLWEHQTLKKKFVGSLTATVDYHASKMYIFTPVRS